ATGCCGTTGATCTTGAGGGGCGCATCCCAAAGGATGCAGCCCCTTGCTTTTGACCTTCGGTCTTACCCTCGGAGAGCACACCTTTATGCAATAAAGTATAGTGTGCTATACTTTACATGGAAGTTGACCGAATTATGGGGGTGTGTTTTTGTGAGTTTTGCTGTGGTACGGATGCAAAAAATGAAGAGTCCAGATTTAAAGGGCATGCAATTTCACAACCAACGAGAACGGGAAAGTCGGACGAATCCAGACATTGATCCGGACCGTGCTCACTTGAATTATGATTTGCTCCATCAAGAAAAAATTGATTACAACAAACAAGTGAAAGAAATTATTGAGAGCCAAAAAGTGAGCGAACGGAAAACCCGAAAAGATGCCGTGCTCGTCAATGAGTTGCTGGTGACTTCGGACCGGAAATTTTTTGACGGATTGGATCCGGCTGAACAGAAACGGTTTTTCGAGGAAAGCCATAAATTGTTCTCCGAACGTTACGGCAAACAAAATATCGCTTATGCGACGGTTCACAACGACGAGAAAACGCCTCACATGCATTTAGGGGTCGTTCCGATGCGTGACGGCAAACTCCAGGGCAAGAATGTCTTTAATCGGCAGGAATTGCAGTGGATGCAGGAAGAATTCCCGAAACACATGCAAAGTGTTGGTTTTGAAGTCGAACGGGGCATTGCCTCTGACCGGAAACACATCGAAATGAGCCGTTTTAAGGCATTGACGCTCAATGAAGAGATCAAAACCCTAGAGAAGGAAACAGAAGCCCTTAGAAACGCGCTGACAGCTTCTAAGAAGGTCGATGAGCTTCAAGTCAGCAAACCCTCTCTCTTTGATCGGAATCACGTTAAATTGCCTGTAGAGGACTTTGAAGCACTTAAAGCAAGAGCGAAGGCTACCGAAGCCATTGAAAGCACGATTGAAACTCATGAGAAACGATTTGACGATATGGTCGATAACGTTATCGACAGCGATCGGAAACTGGACCAAGAAAAAAGAAAAACGGCACAGCTGCAGAAAGAAAACAACGGATTGAAAAAAGAAAATCTGGAACTGCAGAAGGAAAACAAAACCCTGAAAAGCCAGTTGAATGTTTTGATGGAATTTGCAAAAACTCAGCTGGAGAAATTCAAGGAATGGCAAAAAGAGCGTCAGCAAGAAAAAGAAAAAAATATTTCTAGAAAAAGAGATCAAGAACTTGAGCGTTAATTTCCGGTTCTTTTTTATTTTCATTTCATCGATTTCCGGAAAAGTGCTGTCAGAAAATTAAACTGTCCAAATTGGATAAGGTCATTTACGATGAAAGAAAAGGAGGCGATCCGCGATGACCTTTCATGCACCAGAAGATATTGCAACTGTCCTCAACATCAAACCGTCAACGCTCCGCAAGTATTCGTTATTGCTCGAACAAAGTGGCTATCTCTTCAAAAAAAATGCCCAGGGTCATCGTTGGTACACCGATACAGACCTCATGGCTTTACGAAAGTTCATAACGCTCAAGGATAGCAGTGGAATGACATTGGAAGACAGTGCAGAAGCGGTTTTCTTATGGTCTAAAACGGAAAGCGTAGCGGGCCGAGCTATACTTTCTGAAGCGACACAAGGCGATACGGAACGCCACGAAGCGGTAGTAAATGAGCTGACCGTTGAGGAGCGTTTGCTGCGATTGATACAACACCAGCAACAGACGATCGATCGAATGGCGCAAAGCATTCAAAAGCAAGAAGAGCAAAACGAGCTGATTTTAGAGGAAGTGAAAACCCTGAAGGGCAGCCTGAAGCCACTGGACGCCCCTTCGTCCGATCAGCTCAAGATAGCGAGCGTAGAATCGTCCTCACAGCAAGAAAAAAGCGAACCGGAGTCGGTAACGCCTCCAAAAGATACCCGAAGTTTATGGGCTAGGATCTGGAACAAATGAATTCTTTAAATCGGTTAGCAGATCCCCAGATAAGAAAGGAAGAGATAGTGTG
The sequence above is drawn from the Planococcus sp. MSAK28401 genome and encodes:
- the mobV gene encoding MobV family relaxase, producing the protein MSFAVVRMQKMKSPDLKGMQFHNQRERESRTNPDIDPDRAHLNYDLLHQEKIDYNKQVKEIIESQKVSERKTRKDAVLVNELLVTSDRKFFDGLDPAEQKRFFEESHKLFSERYGKQNIAYATVHNDEKTPHMHLGVVPMRDGKLQGKNVFNRQELQWMQEEFPKHMQSVGFEVERGIASDRKHIEMSRFKALTLNEEIKTLEKETEALRNALTASKKVDELQVSKPSLFDRNHVKLPVEDFEALKARAKATEAIESTIETHEKRFDDMVDNVIDSDRKLDQEKRKTAQLQKENNGLKKENLELQKENKTLKSQLNVLMEFAKTQLEKFKEWQKERQQEKEKNISRKRDQELER
- a CDS encoding MerR family transcriptional regulator, whose translation is MTFHAPEDIATVLNIKPSTLRKYSLLLEQSGYLFKKNAQGHRWYTDTDLMALRKFITLKDSSGMTLEDSAEAVFLWSKTESVAGRAILSEATQGDTERHEAVVNELTVEERLLRLIQHQQQTIDRMAQSIQKQEEQNELILEEVKTLKGSLKPLDAPSSDQLKIASVESSSQQEKSEPESVTPPKDTRSLWARIWNK